Proteins from a single region of Chryseobacterium sp. W4I1:
- a CDS encoding iron ABC transporter permease, with amino-acid sequence MSKKFKILCLLLAATIIFTAVINLNTGFLSLNFQDFFQDSPQSQIAEIRINRVLVMLLAGISIPTSGFLMQEYFQNPLAGPDILGITSVASLSVAFYIFFSHDFLIPEFLQNSFLSLSAIAGSLVLMLVLLSMSNKFQDKSYLIIFGFLVSAFAGAVVSLLQFYAENQSLKNYILWSFGANNMVTRNQIYVLFILVFIGMFFCFKTIKPLIGNSLGTSYARSLGVNLNQLKILIIAASSLLSASVTAFLGPILFIGIIVPHFCRLIYNPSKLWQQWILNMFLGMLIMMLFSIVAEKTQIPLNVISSVFGIPVILLMLLKQNKV; translated from the coding sequence ATGTCAAAAAAATTCAAAATCCTGTGTTTACTGCTGGCAGCGACCATTATTTTCACAGCTGTCATCAATCTGAACACAGGATTTTTAAGTTTAAATTTCCAGGATTTTTTTCAGGACTCTCCTCAAAGCCAGATCGCTGAAATCCGTATCAACCGGGTATTGGTCATGCTCTTGGCCGGGATCTCAATCCCGACTTCCGGTTTCCTGATGCAGGAATACTTTCAAAATCCATTGGCCGGCCCGGATATTTTAGGAATCACTTCTGTAGCCAGTTTATCCGTAGCATTTTACATTTTCTTTTCCCACGATTTTCTGATTCCTGAATTCCTGCAAAATAGTTTTCTCAGTCTTTCAGCCATTGCCGGAAGCCTTGTTCTGATGCTGGTACTGCTCTCCATGTCAAATAAATTCCAGGATAAATCCTATCTTATCATTTTTGGATTTCTGGTATCCGCATTTGCCGGTGCTGTCGTTTCACTTTTGCAGTTCTATGCAGAAAATCAAAGTCTTAAAAATTATATTCTATGGTCATTTGGGGCCAACAATATGGTGACCAGGAACCAGATTTATGTATTATTCATATTGGTTTTCATAGGCATGTTTTTCTGTTTCAAAACCATAAAACCACTAATCGGAAATTCGTTGGGCACTTCTTATGCCCGGAGTTTGGGAGTGAACCTTAATCAGCTAAAAATACTGATCATAGCCGCCTCTTCCCTACTTTCGGCATCTGTTACTGCGTTTCTGGGACCTATTTTATTTATTGGAATTATTGTTCCGCATTTCTGCAGACTGATCTATAATCCGTCTAAATTATGGCAGCAATGGATCCTGAACATGTTTCTTGGAATGCTGATCATGATGCTCTTTTCAATAGTGGCTGAAAAAACCCAGATTCCTTTGAATGTGATAAGTTCTGTATTTGGAATTCCTGTTATTTTATTAATGCTTTTGAAACAGAATAAGGTGTAA
- a CDS encoding ABC transporter ATP-binding protein: MHLKIRQAHIGYGKTLISNAHADLKLGDVCLLIGNNGVGKTTLIKSILHQISLLNGEILINDKNIKNLSVKEIAENIAVVFSKSNVPQHYTVEDLISLGKYIYYPFYFELKKEDREEVSHIIEELDLGQYKYTLLKNLSDGNLQKAFIGRAITQNSPIIILDEPTTHLDEKNKLIILKTLRSLAKEQNKIILFSSHDWRLAKEFADKIWYVKNEQLFSGIVEDILLQHNELTNASLFQINKNFVPPIIIAPPVHKEMLYSLLQKNFEKDLSSLHFEYKQGFWEILSSNSKLQYESFEEIVDSIRNIH; encoded by the coding sequence ATGCATCTAAAAATCAGACAAGCCCATATAGGCTACGGCAAAACCTTAATTTCAAATGCTCATGCAGATCTGAAACTAGGCGATGTATGTCTTTTGATTGGAAATAATGGAGTTGGGAAAACAACGCTGATTAAATCTATTTTGCATCAGATTTCACTTTTAAATGGAGAAATTCTGATCAATGATAAAAATATAAAAAACCTTTCCGTTAAAGAAATCGCAGAAAATATCGCTGTTGTATTCTCAAAATCCAATGTTCCACAGCATTATACCGTTGAAGACCTGATTTCACTTGGGAAATATATCTACTACCCTTTTTATTTTGAGCTTAAAAAAGAAGACAGAGAAGAAGTTTCTCATATCATTGAGGAACTGGATCTTGGTCAATATAAATATACTCTTCTTAAAAATCTTTCGGATGGAAATCTGCAAAAAGCATTTATTGGGCGTGCTATCACTCAAAACTCACCTATTATTATCCTGGATGAACCTACAACGCATCTGGACGAAAAAAACAAACTTATCATCCTAAAAACCCTTCGCAGCCTGGCTAAAGAGCAAAATAAAATCATTTTATTTTCTTCCCACGACTGGAGACTGGCTAAAGAATTTGCAGACAAAATATGGTATGTGAAAAATGAACAACTTTTTTCAGGTATCGTTGAAGATATTTTGCTTCAGCATAATGAGTTGACCAATGCGTCATTATTTCAGATCAATAAAAATTTCGTTCCACCAATCATTATAGCTCCTCCTGTTCATAAAGAAATGCTTTACTCACTTCTTCAGAAAAACTTCGAAAAAGACCTTTCCTCACTACATTTTGAGTATAAGCAGGGCTTTTGGGAAATCCTCAGCTCCAATTCCAAACTTCAATACGAATCATTTGAAGAAATAGTAGATTCTATCAGAAACATTCATTAA
- a CDS encoding TlpA disulfide reductase family protein, which yields MKKIILSTLILTALYSCKNEGQKTENSDAADSIAVTENASITEGAYVSKELSPENVGKYLSKNNDTLYVTNFFATWCGPCMREIPHFKNKMEELKGKPVKFTFINLDDKSEWGSSVKKFAQENNLAAHIILLDGKKLDSTFFTTNFKQWDGGSIPFTYLRKGDKTDEYLGMMTEEVLNSKVEALLK from the coding sequence ATGAAGAAGATAATTTTATCCACGCTTATTCTTACTGCACTTTACAGCTGTAAAAATGAAGGCCAGAAAACTGAGAATTCTGATGCTGCTGATTCTATTGCTGTAACTGAAAATGCAAGCATAACAGAAGGTGCCTATGTTTCTAAAGAACTTTCTCCGGAAAATGTGGGAAAATATCTGTCTAAAAATAACGACACTTTATATGTTACCAATTTTTTTGCTACCTGGTGCGGACCGTGTATGAGAGAAATTCCTCATTTTAAAAATAAGATGGAAGAATTAAAAGGAAAGCCTGTCAAATTTACATTCATTAATTTAGATGATAAATCTGAGTGGGGCAGCTCTGTAAAGAAATTTGCACAGGAAAATAATCTTGCTGCTCATATTATTCTTTTGGATGGTAAAAAATTGGATTCGACATTTTTCACTACTAATTTTAAGCAGTGGGACGGCGGTTCAATTCCTTTTACCTATTTAAGAAAAGGAGATAAGACCGATGAATATTTAGGGATGATGACAGAAGAAGTATTGAATTCTAAAGTTGAAGCTTTATTAAAATAA
- a CDS encoding vancomycin high temperature exclusion protein, whose amino-acid sequence MTFVSIEIGILLICLCNAWVFALTGGRTYTKISKIPPREIALVLGTSPKMRSGQSNPYFTKRMDAAALLYHHGRIKKIIVSGEKSKGYNEPAAMRNYLVNQEGVPEDIIFEDPKGFNTYKSILRCKDIYKKKDVIIVSQGFHNLRALFFARNNNMNALGFDAQDVSKPESYYRNQAREILARVIAVLYFVLGISPD is encoded by the coding sequence TTGACTTTTGTATCAATAGAAATTGGAATTCTGTTGATATGTCTCTGTAATGCTTGGGTTTTTGCCCTTACCGGAGGACGTACCTACACCAAAATATCTAAAATACCACCCCGGGAAATTGCGCTTGTTCTTGGAACTTCCCCCAAAATGAGATCCGGACAGTCCAACCCTTATTTCACGAAAAGAATGGATGCAGCAGCACTTCTTTATCATCATGGAAGGATCAAAAAGATTATTGTAAGCGGAGAAAAAAGCAAAGGTTATAACGAACCGGCAGCCATGAGGAATTATCTTGTCAATCAGGAAGGCGTTCCGGAAGATATTATCTTTGAAGATCCAAAGGGGTTTAATACCTATAAAAGTATTCTTCGCTGCAAAGATATTTACAAAAAGAAAGATGTGATTATTGTATCACAAGGATTTCATAATCTCCGTGCTTTGTTTTTTGCAAGGAATAATAATATGAATGCCCTGGGTTTTGATGCGCAGGATGTTTCTAAGCCTGAAAGCTATTACAGAAATCAGGCGAGAGAAATACTCGCCCGGGTGATTGCTGTACTGTATTTTGTTTTAGGAATTTCTCCGGATTAG
- a CDS encoding ferredoxin--NADP reductase: MEQQIYKGKLIQFHPLKIAKKEQLTKNTFSLEFEIPENLQEIFKFEAGQFVSIKFIAHGQEIINDYSMTSAPYEKRISLGIKINSSEGATAELFKNYKAGDVLMVGEPSGRFTLVSKPSEFRTIVAFAAGIGITPVLSHFKNILHTEPRTRLFLFFGNKSSEEVIYREQLDNLARIHGERLQIFYFFSKEKTADQFFYGRLDEKKLNLIINQILHLDDTDEESTIWDAVDEVLICGKGEMIKSLANACYHHGIPKKNIHFELFEEYNDDIYPVEKEFPLIENIEVEFKMFGKEYETKLSDNREKILQQLLVQKFPVPYSCKSGICGSCECYLEEGEVELLENEYLTEKEERQGKILACMSIIKTKKIKLNFDIS, translated from the coding sequence ATGGAACAACAAATCTATAAAGGGAAACTGATACAGTTTCATCCGTTAAAAATAGCGAAAAAGGAACAACTGACCAAAAATACTTTTTCCCTGGAATTCGAGATTCCTGAGAATTTACAAGAGATTTTCAAATTTGAAGCAGGACAGTTTGTAAGCATAAAATTTATTGCTCACGGCCAGGAAATCATTAATGATTATTCAATGACCTCAGCTCCATATGAGAAAAGAATAAGCCTGGGCATAAAAATAAATTCTTCTGAAGGTGCTACTGCTGAATTGTTTAAGAATTATAAAGCCGGAGATGTGTTGATGGTGGGAGAGCCTTCCGGAAGGTTTACGCTGGTTTCCAAGCCAAGTGAATTCAGGACAATTGTTGCTTTTGCAGCTGGAATAGGAATTACCCCGGTCTTGAGCCATTTTAAAAACATTCTACATACGGAACCTCGTACCAGACTATTTTTATTCTTTGGAAACAAAAGCTCTGAAGAAGTTATCTACAGAGAACAGTTGGATAATCTTGCCAGAATACATGGTGAAAGGCTTCAGATTTTTTACTTCTTTTCAAAAGAGAAAACAGCTGACCAATTTTTTTATGGGAGATTGGATGAAAAAAAACTGAATCTTATTATCAATCAGATTCTCCATCTGGATGATACGGACGAAGAATCTACAATCTGGGATGCAGTAGATGAAGTGTTGATCTGCGGGAAAGGGGAAATGATAAAATCACTGGCCAATGCCTGTTATCACCATGGAATTCCGAAAAAGAATATTCATTTTGAGCTTTTTGAAGAATATAATGACGATATTTATCCAGTAGAAAAGGAATTTCCTTTGATCGAAAATATAGAAGTGGAATTTAAGATGTTTGGAAAAGAATACGAAACAAAGCTTTCTGACAACAGAGAGAAGATCCTGCAGCAACTTCTTGTTCAGAAATTTCCGGTGCCTTATTCATGTAAATCAGGAATCTGCGGAAGCTGTGAATGTTACCTGGAAGAAGGTGAAGTGGAGCTTCTTGAAAATGAATACCTAACCGAGAAAGAAGAGCGGCAGGGAAAGATATTGGCGTGTATGTCTATTATAAAAACTAAGAAAATTAAGCTTAACTTTGACATTAGTTGA
- a CDS encoding MarR family winged helix-turn-helix transcriptional regulator produces MDNNKEKIENVDLVLKQTWLAVSKMYTELAQEHDSTAVQALTLLKIDPKEGTRSTNLGPKMAIEPTSLTRIIKLLEDNGYIYKEKTTADKREVIIKLTDKGLNSRNMSKEVVVNFNKKVMEKIAPEKIETFKEVMSEIMKIANELLNNRK; encoded by the coding sequence ATGGATAATAATAAAGAAAAAATAGAAAACGTAGATTTAGTTTTGAAGCAGACCTGGTTGGCTGTTTCAAAAATGTATACAGAACTTGCCCAAGAGCATGATTCTACAGCAGTACAAGCCCTCACTCTTCTTAAAATTGATCCCAAGGAAGGCACCCGAAGCACCAACTTGGGTCCGAAAATGGCTATTGAACCCACCTCTTTGACGAGAATCATCAAGCTTCTTGAAGATAATGGATATATCTATAAGGAGAAAACTACCGCCGATAAACGCGAGGTGATCATTAAACTTACCGATAAAGGTTTGAATTCAAGGAATATGTCAAAAGAAGTAGTGGTCAATTTCAATAAGAAAGTAATGGAAAAGATTGCTCCTGAAAAAATTGAAACCTTCAAGGAAGTTATGTCTGAAATCATGAAAATTGCCAACGAATTATTAAATAACAGAAAATAA
- a CDS encoding four helix bundle protein, with amino-acid sequence MHNFRDLEVWTKSMKLCKIFYLASNNFPKDEMFGLTSQSRRSLYSIPSNIAEGAGRDTNAQFSHFLNIALGSSFEFETQILIANDLGFFKNDDFKIIYSEIKYIQNMLAKLKQKINTQTF; translated from the coding sequence ATGCACAATTTCAGAGATTTAGAAGTTTGGACAAAATCAATGAAACTTTGTAAAATATTTTACCTGGCTTCAAATAATTTTCCCAAAGACGAAATGTTTGGACTTACCTCTCAATCAAGAAGAAGTCTTTATTCAATTCCCTCTAACATTGCTGAAGGTGCGGGTCGAGATACCAACGCTCAATTTTCACATTTTCTGAATATTGCTTTAGGTTCTTCATTTGAATTTGAAACTCAAATCTTAATCGCAAACGATTTAGGATTTTTCAAAAATGATGATTTTAAGATTATTTATTCAGAAATCAAATACATACAAAATATGTTAGCAAAATTGAAACAAAAAATTAATACTCAAACATTTTAA
- a CDS encoding acetyl-CoA C-acyltransferase — protein MKQAYIVKGFRTAVGKAPKGSLRFTRPDVMAATVIEKLMAELPQLDKNRIDDLIVGNAMPEAEQGLNVARLISLMGLNTDKVPGVTVNRYCASGSEAIAIASAKIQAGMADCIIAGGTESMSYIPMGGYKPVPETDIAKTNPDYYWGMGYTAEEVAKQYNITREEQDQFAYESHVKALKANAEGRFANQIVSIPVEYNFLDENQKMQSKKFDFSVDEGPRKDTSLEGLAKLRPVFANGGSVTAGNSSQMSDGAAFVMVMSEEMVKELGLEPEARLVAYAAAGLEPRIMGMGPIYAIPKALKQAGLELKDIELIELNEAFASQSVAIKKELGLNPDILNVNGGAIALGHPLGCTGTKLTVQLLDEMRKRGNKYGMVSMCVGTGQGAASIFELL, from the coding sequence ATGAAACAAGCATATATAGTAAAAGGGTTCAGAACTGCCGTTGGAAAAGCTCCAAAAGGAAGTTTAAGATTTACCAGACCCGATGTGATGGCTGCTACAGTTATTGAAAAACTGATGGCTGAGCTTCCGCAATTAGATAAAAACAGAATTGATGACCTTATTGTAGGGAATGCAATGCCTGAGGCTGAACAGGGACTTAATGTTGCCCGTCTGATCTCTTTAATGGGATTGAATACGGATAAAGTTCCCGGAGTTACCGTAAACAGGTACTGCGCATCTGGAAGTGAAGCTATTGCTATTGCTTCAGCAAAAATTCAGGCTGGAATGGCGGATTGTATCATCGCTGGTGGTACAGAGTCGATGTCTTACATCCCAATGGGTGGTTATAAGCCGGTCCCTGAAACAGATATCGCAAAAACAAACCCTGATTATTACTGGGGAATGGGCTACACTGCAGAAGAAGTGGCAAAACAGTATAATATTACAAGAGAAGAACAGGATCAATTCGCTTATGAATCTCACGTGAAAGCTTTAAAAGCTAATGCTGAAGGAAGATTTGCAAACCAGATCGTTTCTATTCCTGTAGAATATAATTTCCTGGACGAAAACCAGAAAATGCAGTCTAAAAAGTTCGATTTTTCTGTAGATGAAGGTCCTAGAAAAGATACTTCTCTGGAAGGTTTGGCTAAACTAAGACCTGTGTTCGCCAACGGAGGAAGCGTAACTGCCGGAAACTCTTCTCAGATGAGTGATGGAGCTGCTTTCGTCATGGTAATGAGCGAAGAAATGGTAAAAGAATTAGGCCTTGAACCGGAAGCAAGATTAGTAGCTTATGCAGCTGCAGGTCTTGAGCCGAGAATTATGGGTATGGGACCTATTTATGCAATCCCAAAAGCTTTAAAACAAGCAGGCTTGGAACTAAAAGATATTGAGTTAATCGAGTTAAATGAAGCATTCGCATCACAATCTGTTGCTATTAAAAAAGAATTAGGATTAAATCCTGATATTCTGAACGTCAACGGAGGTGCCATTGCTCTTGGCCACCCGCTTGGTTGTACCGGAACAAAATTAACCGTTCAGCTTCTTGATGAAATGAGAAAACGCGGAAACAAGTACGGAATGGTTTCTATGTGCGTGGGAACAGGACAGGGAGCGGCAAGTATCTTTGAACTGCTTTAA
- a CDS encoding 3-hydroxyacyl-CoA dehydrogenase/enoyl-CoA hydratase family protein, translating to MKRRIKHVTVLGSGIMGSGIAAHFANIGVEVSLLDIVPFELTEAEQKKGLTKDDKVVRNRIASENFEKLKKASPALLYSPKFADRIKVGNFDDDLQKIKNTDWIIEVVVEKLDIKKSVYEKIEQFRKPGTLISSNTSGIPIHFLTEGRSDDFKKYFAGTHFFNPVRYLPLLEIIPTHDTDPEVVDFYMTYGAKFLGKTTVLAKDTPAFIANRIGVFSMMDLLHNVQKLGLTVSEVDKLTGPVIGRPKSATFRTADVVGLDTLVMVANGVRQSGAEANNFNDVFALPSYIQTMMDNKWLGSKTEQGFYKKVKNAEGKSEIHALNLDTLEYELQGKSSFPTLELTKNIDKPIDRFKVLIGGKDKAGELYRKSLGALFAYVSHKVPEISDEVYKIDDAMRAGFGWENGPFEIWDAVGVQKGIELAKDAGYEVSDWVKNVETFYKVNDEGQSIFVDKNSGEYNKIPGQDAFIILDNIRKNKTLWSNSGAAIEDLGDGIINFEIRSKMNSLGGEVLDGLNRAIDLAEKEYDGLVVGNQGTNFSVGANLAMILMMAIEQDWDDLNMAIAYFQKSMMRVRYSSIPVVVAPHGMTLGGGCEMTMHADRVVAAAETYIGLVETGVGVIPGGGGTKELTLRTSREFHSDDVKNNRLREAFMNIAMGKVATSAYEAYDMGILEKGKDIVSVSKNRQIAEAKKVAKLLAEQGYTQPIEQKVKVLGKDALGMFYVGTDQMLTGNFISAHDKKIADKLANVMVGGNLSEPTVVTEQYLLNLERETFLQLCGERKTLERIQYMLQNGKPLRN from the coding sequence ATGAAAAGAAGAATCAAACATGTAACGGTTCTTGGTTCGGGAATTATGGGAAGCGGTATTGCGGCACATTTCGCCAACATTGGTGTAGAAGTGTCTCTTTTAGATATCGTTCCTTTTGAACTGACAGAAGCTGAGCAGAAAAAAGGTTTGACCAAAGATGACAAAGTGGTAAGAAACAGAATTGCTTCTGAAAACTTTGAAAAACTGAAAAAAGCGAGTCCTGCCCTTCTCTATTCGCCAAAATTTGCAGATAGAATAAAAGTAGGAAACTTTGATGATGATCTTCAGAAGATTAAAAACACTGATTGGATCATTGAAGTAGTGGTAGAAAAACTTGACATCAAGAAATCTGTTTATGAAAAAATTGAACAGTTCAGAAAACCGGGAACATTAATTTCTTCTAATACATCAGGAATTCCTATCCATTTCTTAACGGAAGGAAGAAGCGATGATTTCAAAAAATATTTTGCGGGAACGCATTTCTTCAACCCGGTAAGATATCTTCCACTTTTAGAAATTATCCCAACTCATGATACAGATCCGGAAGTCGTAGATTTCTACATGACTTATGGAGCTAAATTCCTGGGAAAAACTACCGTTTTAGCAAAAGATACACCCGCATTTATCGCAAACAGAATTGGTGTTTTCTCCATGATGGATCTTCTCCATAATGTACAGAAATTAGGATTAACCGTTTCTGAAGTCGACAAATTGACAGGTCCTGTCATCGGACGTCCGAAATCAGCAACATTCAGAACAGCTGACGTTGTAGGTCTTGATACATTGGTGATGGTGGCCAACGGTGTTCGCCAGAGCGGAGCGGAAGCCAATAATTTCAATGATGTCTTTGCTCTTCCAAGCTATATCCAGACGATGATGGATAATAAGTGGCTGGGTTCTAAAACAGAGCAAGGTTTTTACAAAAAAGTAAAAAATGCGGAAGGGAAATCTGAAATTCATGCTTTAAATCTTGATACATTAGAATACGAACTCCAAGGAAAATCATCATTCCCTACTTTAGAATTAACTAAAAATATTGATAAGCCAATTGACAGATTCAAAGTTTTAATTGGTGGAAAAGATAAAGCAGGGGAATTGTACAGAAAATCTTTAGGAGCATTATTCGCATATGTTTCTCATAAAGTTCCTGAAATCTCTGACGAAGTTTATAAAATAGACGATGCCATGAGAGCAGGTTTCGGGTGGGAAAACGGTCCATTTGAGATTTGGGATGCTGTAGGCGTTCAAAAAGGTATCGAACTGGCTAAGGACGCAGGATATGAAGTTTCAGACTGGGTAAAAAATGTAGAAACGTTCTATAAAGTAAATGATGAAGGCCAAAGTATTTTCGTTGATAAAAATTCAGGGGAATACAATAAAATTCCTGGACAGGATGCCTTTATTATCTTAGACAATATCAGAAAAAACAAAACACTTTGGAGCAATTCAGGGGCAGCAATTGAAGATCTGGGTGACGGTATCATCAATTTTGAGATCCGCTCTAAAATGAATTCTCTGGGTGGCGAAGTTCTTGACGGATTAAACAGAGCCATTGATTTAGCGGAAAAAGAATATGACGGATTGGTTGTTGGAAACCAGGGAACAAATTTCTCTGTTGGAGCCAACCTTGCTATGATCCTAATGATGGCTATAGAACAGGACTGGGATGATCTGAATATGGCGATTGCGTATTTCCAGAAATCCATGATGAGAGTTCGTTACTCTTCTATTCCAGTTGTGGTTGCACCTCACGGAATGACACTTGGTGGTGGCTGCGAAATGACCATGCACGCAGACAGAGTGGTTGCAGCAGCAGAAACATACATCGGATTGGTAGAAACCGGAGTTGGGGTAATTCCTGGCGGTGGTGGTACTAAAGAACTTACTTTAAGAACTTCAAGAGAATTCCACAGTGATGATGTTAAAAACAACAGACTTCGTGAAGCTTTCATGAATATCGCTATGGGTAAAGTAGCCACTTCTGCTTACGAAGCTTACGATATGGGAATTCTTGAAAAAGGAAAAGACATTGTTTCCGTTAGTAAAAACAGACAAATTGCTGAGGCTAAAAAAGTGGCAAAACTATTGGCAGAACAAGGCTACACTCAACCTATCGAACAAAAAGTAAAAGTTCTTGGTAAAGATGCCTTAGGAATGTTCTACGTAGGAACAGACCAAATGCTGACCGGAAATTTCATTTCTGCCCACGACAAGAAAATAGCAGACAAATTAGCCAACGTAATGGTCGGAGGAAATCTTTCCGAACCAACTGTAGTTACGGAACAATACTTATTGAATCTTGAAAGAGAAACATTCTTACAACTTTGTGGAGAGAGAAAAACTTTGGAGAGAATTCAGTATATGTTGCAGAATGGAAAACCATTAAGGAACTAA